The Comamonas sp. GB3 AK4-5 genome includes a region encoding these proteins:
- the fdhE gene encoding formate dehydrogenase accessory protein FdhE yields MQQRILQPGEIEALDKTSFPRILLPQVTTLFAERAARLRQLADGNPIADYLQFAAKIVDAQQAAAASVELAALDISTVERSQQHSMPLLPAAEHVDPAWQAVLDRMLETLASAQGLPEPLQPLIAELRKLSPTERDDIATTLLRNDVAARHIGMAPFIMAALQVTYAKRAAALHAADVPYTDPATICPVCASAPVASVLRIGGKSNGHRYLHCGTCCTEWHMVRVKCSHCESTAGVHYETIEGSKDVVTAETCDECGTYRKVVNQEKDPFAEPLADDLASLMLDLLMSEQTRFQRASANPLLYVAVAEAQEDAPAQQDLIDPAQ; encoded by the coding sequence ATGCAACAACGAATCCTCCAACCTGGCGAAATCGAAGCACTGGACAAAACGTCCTTCCCTCGCATCCTGCTGCCGCAAGTGACCACGCTGTTTGCCGAGCGTGCTGCACGCCTGCGCCAACTCGCCGATGGCAATCCCATTGCCGACTACCTGCAGTTCGCCGCGAAAATCGTTGATGCCCAGCAGGCCGCAGCCGCCAGCGTGGAACTGGCGGCGCTGGACATCAGCACCGTCGAACGCTCGCAGCAGCATTCCATGCCGCTGCTGCCCGCCGCCGAGCATGTGGACCCGGCCTGGCAAGCCGTGCTGGACCGCATGCTGGAGACGCTCGCCAGCGCCCAAGGCCTGCCCGAGCCGCTGCAACCCCTGATTGCCGAGCTGCGCAAGCTCTCGCCCACCGAGCGCGACGACATCGCCACCACGCTCTTGCGCAATGACGTGGCCGCGCGCCATATCGGCATGGCACCCTTCATCATGGCCGCCCTGCAGGTGACCTATGCCAAGCGCGCTGCCGCCCTGCATGCGGCCGACGTGCCCTACACCGACCCAGCCACCATCTGCCCCGTGTGCGCCAGCGCCCCCGTGGCCAGCGTGCTGCGCATTGGCGGCAAGAGCAACGGCCACCGCTATCTGCACTGCGGCACCTGCTGCACCGAGTGGCATATGGTGCGCGTCAAATGCTCGCACTGCGAATCCACGGCCGGCGTCCACTACGAAACCATCGAAGGCAGCAAGGACGTGGTCACGGCCGAAACCTGCGATGAATGCGGCACCTACCGCAAGGTCGTCAACCAGGAAAAAGACCCGTTCGCCGAGCCCCTGGCCGACGACCTGGCCAGCCTGATGCTGGACCTCTTGATGAGCGAGCAAACCCGCTTTCAGCGCGCCAGCGCCAACCCCCTGCTGTATGTGGCCGTGGCCGAGGCACAAGAAGACGCTCCCGCGCAGCAAGACCTCATCGATCCGGCACAATAA
- a CDS encoding formate dehydrogenase subunit gamma, giving the protein MKRNPRDLVRYNASERANHWVVGICFILLALSGLAFFHPAFFPLTQLFGGGPWTRILHPYIGVVMALFFIIMACRFAKLNIVEPRDIEWLKNVNKMIDGDDHDMPEQGKYNGGQKLLFWGLVIGMAAITITGALMWRAWWTLPVDVVRAASVVHAIAAVWMIGLIVMHVYAAIWTRGTIRAMLYGTVERAWAKQHHRGWYRKMTGDND; this is encoded by the coding sequence ATGAAACGCAATCCACGCGACCTCGTGCGCTACAACGCATCTGAACGCGCCAACCACTGGGTGGTCGGCATTTGCTTCATCTTGCTGGCCCTGTCCGGTTTGGCGTTCTTCCACCCGGCGTTCTTCCCGCTGACCCAGCTGTTTGGCGGCGGTCCCTGGACGCGCATTCTCCACCCCTATATCGGGGTGGTGATGGCGCTGTTCTTCATCATCATGGCTTGCCGTTTTGCCAAGCTCAACATCGTGGAACCCCGCGACATTGAGTGGCTCAAGAACGTCAACAAAATGATCGATGGCGACGACCACGACATGCCAGAGCAAGGCAAGTACAACGGCGGTCAAAAGCTGTTGTTCTGGGGCCTGGTCATTGGCATGGCGGCCATCACCATCACCGGCGCGCTGATGTGGCGCGCTTGGTGGACGCTGCCCGTGGACGTGGTGCGTGCCGCTTCGGTGGTGCATGCCATTGCTGCCGTGTGGATGATTGGCCTGATCGTCATGCACGTGTATGCGGCTATTTGGACCCGTGGAACCATCCGCGCCATGCTCTATGGCACAGTGGAACGCGCCTGGGCCAAGCAGCACCACCGCGGCTGGTACCGCAAGATGACTGGCGACAACGATTAA
- the fdxH gene encoding formate dehydrogenase subunit beta codes for MSSTMTLDIKRRSATTTPAPSARETHSGEVAKLIDVSKCIGCKACQTACMEWNDLRDEIGTAGAGVYDNPLDLTDQSWTVMRFTEYENEATGNLEWLIRKDGCMHCEDPGCLKACPSPGAIVQYSNGIVDFQQDQCVGCGYCVTGCPFNIPRISKKDNKAYKCTLCSDRVAVGREPACVKTCPTGAIMFGTKEAMKEQAAHRVIDLNKRGFDKAGLYDPQGVGGTHVMYVLHHADKPSLYKGLPDDPKISPMVSLWKGVAKPLAMAALGAAAVGSLFHYITKGPNDVSKELEDEMERKDAEALNKENGQ; via the coding sequence ATGTCTTCAACCATGACCCTCGATATCAAGCGCCGCTCCGCGACGACCACCCCTGCCCCCAGTGCGCGCGAAACGCACAGCGGCGAGGTGGCCAAGCTGATCGATGTCTCCAAATGCATTGGCTGCAAGGCTTGCCAAACCGCCTGCATGGAGTGGAACGACCTGCGCGACGAAATCGGCACGGCGGGAGCCGGCGTCTACGACAACCCACTTGATCTCACCGATCAATCGTGGACCGTGATGCGCTTCACCGAGTACGAGAACGAAGCCACAGGCAATCTGGAATGGCTGATCCGCAAGGACGGCTGCATGCACTGCGAAGACCCGGGTTGCCTGAAGGCCTGCCCTTCCCCCGGGGCCATCGTGCAGTACAGCAACGGCATCGTGGACTTCCAGCAAGACCAGTGCGTGGGCTGCGGCTACTGCGTCACGGGTTGCCCGTTCAACATCCCCCGCATCTCGAAGAAGGACAACAAGGCGTACAAGTGCACCCTGTGTTCTGACCGCGTTGCGGTGGGTCGCGAGCCGGCCTGCGTCAAGACCTGCCCTACCGGCGCCATCATGTTTGGCACCAAGGAAGCCATGAAGGAACAGGCCGCTCACCGCGTGATCGACCTGAACAAGCGTGGCTTTGACAAGGCCGGTCTGTACGACCCGCAAGGCGTGGGTGGTACCCACGTCATGTACGTACTGCACCATGCGGACAAGCCATCCCTCTACAAGGGCCTGCCGGATGATCCCAAGATCAGCCCCATGGTCTCGCTGTGGAAGGGTGTGGCCAAGCCGCTGGCCATGGCCGCTTTGGGCGCCGCTGCCGTCGGCAGCCTGTTCCACTACATCACCAAGGGCCCGAACGACGTGTCCAAGGAGCTGGAAGATGAAATGGAACGCAAGGACGCCGAAGCGCTGAACAAGGAGAACGGACAATGA
- the fdnG gene encoding formate dehydrogenase-N subunit alpha — MVQFSRRQFMKVTGSSLAASSLAVMGFSPTAALAEVRQFKLAAATVTRQTCTYCSVGCGILMYSYSDGVRNAKLSVMHVEGDPDHPVNRGTLCPKGASLLDFVHSPNRLKYPEYRAAGSSEWKRMSWDEALDRVAKLLKEDRDANFVEKNEKGQTVNRWLTTGMLAASASSNEAGYVTHKVARSWGLLALDNQARVUHGPTVAGLAPTFGRGAMTNHWVDIKNADVILIMGGNAAEAHPCGFKWVTEAKEHNNAHFMVVDPRFNRSASVADFYAPIRSGSDIAFLGGIINYLLTNDKIHHEYVKNYTDFTFIVREDFAFDEGIFSGYNPEKRTYDKSTWDYEMGEDGFVKVDPTLQHPRCVYQWLKRHYAGYTPEKVESICGTPKEKFLHVCEKFASTAEAGRVATIMYALGWTQHTTGAQMLRTGAMIQLLLGNIGIAGGGMNALRGHSNIQGLTDLGILSASLPGYLTLPNEAEQEYEKFMTARTPKMLRPGQMNYWANYSKFHVSLMKAWWGPAATAENNWAYDYLPKLDKQYDMLQIFDLMVQGKVNGYIAQGFNPLAALANSNNVREGLKKLKFLVVMDPLTTETSEFWKNHGEFNDVDTASIQTEVFRLPTTCFAEEDGAVVSSSRVLQWHWKAADAPGEAKTDIAIMSALHLRLKKLYEKDGGKFPDPITNLYWPYAQSAHPSSEEIAKEYNGRALVDLTDAEGKVTRKAGEQLAGFGEMRDDGSTLGGCWVWAGCWTSSGNQMARRDNSDPTGIGNTLNWAWAWPANRRVLYNRASCDRNGKPFNPDRVLIKWNGKTWGGADVPDMGPTMPPETTNPFIMNPEGVARLFARKGLNEGPFPTHYEAFDNPLGYNPMYPKNKLAVINPAMRIFDSVKDSAGTAAEYPHVGTTYRLTEHFHYWTKHAQLNNIIQPDQFVEIGEALAKELGIETGQKVKVSSKRGFVKAAAVVTKRIKPMQIDGKTIHHVGVPIHWGFSSQGRKGYMANNLTASVGDGNSLTPESKTFLVKVEKA; from the coding sequence ATGGTGCAATTCTCCAGACGCCAGTTCATGAAAGTGACTGGTTCGAGTCTGGCGGCATCCAGCCTGGCAGTGATGGGCTTCTCGCCCACTGCAGCCCTGGCTGAAGTCCGCCAGTTCAAGCTGGCCGCCGCCACCGTCACTCGGCAGACATGTACGTACTGCTCGGTAGGCTGCGGTATTTTGATGTATTCCTACAGCGATGGCGTGCGCAATGCCAAGCTGTCGGTCATGCACGTTGAAGGCGATCCAGACCACCCCGTCAACCGCGGCACGCTGTGCCCCAAGGGTGCATCGCTGCTCGACTTCGTGCACAGCCCCAACCGCCTCAAGTACCCCGAGTACCGCGCCGCCGGCTCATCCGAGTGGAAGCGCATGTCCTGGGACGAAGCCCTGGACCGCGTCGCCAAGCTCCTGAAGGAAGACCGCGACGCCAATTTCGTTGAGAAAAACGAAAAAGGCCAGACGGTGAACCGTTGGCTCACCACCGGCATGCTGGCCGCTTCGGCCTCCAGCAACGAAGCCGGCTATGTCACGCACAAAGTGGCCCGCTCCTGGGGCCTTCTTGCACTCGATAACCAAGCACGTGTCTGACACGGCCCGACGGTGGCAGGTCTTGCCCCGACGTTTGGCCGTGGAGCGATGACGAACCATTGGGTCGACATCAAGAACGCGGACGTTATTTTGATCATGGGCGGTAATGCCGCCGAAGCACACCCCTGCGGCTTCAAGTGGGTGACCGAAGCGAAGGAGCACAACAATGCTCACTTCATGGTGGTCGATCCGCGCTTCAACCGCTCGGCATCCGTGGCCGATTTCTATGCCCCTATCCGTTCGGGCTCGGACATCGCGTTCCTCGGTGGCATCATCAACTACCTGCTCACGAACGACAAAATCCACCACGAGTATGTGAAGAACTACACGGACTTCACCTTCATCGTGCGGGAGGACTTTGCATTCGACGAAGGCATCTTCTCGGGCTACAACCCCGAAAAGCGCACCTACGACAAGTCCACCTGGGACTATGAAATGGGTGAAGACGGCTTCGTGAAGGTCGATCCCACGCTGCAGCATCCTCGCTGCGTGTACCAGTGGCTCAAGCGCCACTACGCTGGCTACACCCCTGAAAAGGTGGAAAGCATCTGCGGCACGCCGAAGGAAAAATTCCTGCATGTGTGCGAGAAGTTTGCCTCCACCGCCGAAGCTGGCCGTGTCGCCACCATCATGTATGCCCTGGGCTGGACACAGCACACCACGGGTGCACAGATGCTGCGCACCGGCGCCATGATCCAGCTGCTGCTGGGCAACATCGGCATTGCTGGCGGCGGCATGAACGCCCTGCGCGGTCACTCCAACATCCAGGGCCTGACGGACCTGGGCATTCTGTCTGCTTCGCTTCCCGGTTACCTGACGCTGCCGAACGAAGCCGAACAGGAGTACGAAAAGTTCATGACCGCGCGCACGCCCAAAATGCTGCGTCCTGGCCAGATGAACTACTGGGCCAACTACTCGAAGTTCCACGTCAGCCTGATGAAGGCCTGGTGGGGTCCTGCGGCCACTGCAGAAAACAACTGGGCCTACGACTACCTGCCCAAGCTGGACAAGCAGTACGACATGCTGCAGATCTTCGACCTGATGGTGCAAGGCAAGGTCAACGGCTATATCGCCCAAGGCTTCAACCCCCTGGCAGCTCTGGCCAACAGCAACAATGTGCGCGAAGGCCTGAAGAAGCTGAAGTTCCTGGTGGTCATGGACCCCCTGACCACCGAGACTTCGGAGTTCTGGAAGAACCACGGCGAATTCAACGACGTGGACACCGCTTCCATCCAGACCGAGGTGTTCCGCCTGCCCACCACCTGCTTCGCAGAAGAAGATGGTGCGGTGGTCAGCTCCTCGCGCGTGCTGCAGTGGCACTGGAAGGCAGCCGACGCTCCGGGCGAGGCCAAGACCGACATTGCCATCATGTCGGCCCTGCACCTGCGCCTGAAGAAGCTGTATGAGAAGGACGGCGGCAAGTTCCCCGATCCCATCACCAATCTGTACTGGCCCTATGCCCAGTCGGCCCATCCGTCCTCGGAAGAAATCGCCAAGGAATACAACGGCCGTGCACTGGTCGATCTGACCGATGCCGAAGGCAAGGTCACCCGCAAGGCGGGTGAGCAGCTGGCTGGCTTTGGCGAGATGCGCGACGACGGCTCCACCCTGGGTGGCTGCTGGGTCTGGGCTGGCTGCTGGACGTCTTCGGGCAACCAGATGGCCCGCCGCGACAACAGCGACCCCACGGGCATTGGCAACACGCTGAACTGGGCCTGGGCCTGGCCGGCCAACCGCCGCGTGCTCTACAACCGTGCCTCTTGCGACCGCAACGGCAAGCCGTTCAATCCGGACCGCGTGCTGATCAAGTGGAATGGCAAGACCTGGGGCGGCGCCGACGTGCCCGACATGGGTCCGACCATGCCACCCGAGACCACCAACCCCTTCATCATGAACCCCGAAGGTGTGGCGCGTCTGTTTGCACGCAAGGGCCTGAACGAGGGTCCGTTCCCCACGCACTACGAAGCGTTTGACAACCCGCTGGGCTACAACCCCATGTACCCCAAGAACAAGCTGGCTGTCATCAACCCTGCCATGCGCATCTTTGACTCCGTCAAGGATTCCGCCGGCACGGCTGCCGAGTACCCGCATGTGGGCACGACCTACCGCCTGACCGAGCACTTCCACTACTGGACCAAGCACGCTCAGCTGAACAACATCATTCAGCCTGATCAGTTCGTGGAAATTGGTGAAGCGCTGGCCAAGGAGCTGGGTATCGAAACCGGCCAGAAGGTCAAGGTTTCGTCCAAGCGCGGTTTCGTGAAGGCAGCTGCGGTGGTGACCAAGCGCATCAAGCCGATGCAGATCGACGGCAAGACGATCCACCACGTGGGCGTTCCCATCCACTGGGGCTTCTCGTCCCAGGGCCGCAAGGGCTATATGGCCAACAACTTGACGGCTTCGGTGGGTGACGGCAACAGCTTGACCCCTGAATCCAAGACCTTCCTCGTGAAGGTTGAGAAGGCTTAA
- a CDS encoding AI-2E family transporter — MRSDQTLKHAFTLLLIAVTCGFLGILWPFAGAIFWAVVLAILFQPLNRRLHARMPRARNTAALLTLLTCLLIVILPLIAVTLSVIQEAVSVYHRLSTGQMDFGTYIQQIKDALPNWALDLLHKLNLSTLTEIQQRLSTLAGEAAKSFATQAVSLGQNTMSFVVSFGIMLYLLFFLLRDGMQLAARVLEAVPLDATHKSQLLSKFTTVIKATVKGNLAVAMAQGALGGLIFWIMGIEAPALWGVLMAFLSLLPAIGASLIWGPVAIYFLAAGNVSQGIILIAYGLLVIGLVDNLLRPLLVGKDTKMPDYVVLISTIGGMSLFGLSGFVIGPAIAALFMATWEIFAPPHSASDTPSS; from the coding sequence ATGCGTTCGGACCAAACCCTGAAGCACGCCTTCACCCTCTTGCTGATCGCCGTGACTTGCGGCTTTCTCGGTATCTTGTGGCCCTTTGCGGGTGCCATTTTCTGGGCCGTGGTGCTGGCCATTTTGTTTCAGCCACTCAATCGCCGCCTGCATGCACGCATGCCGCGTGCGCGCAACACTGCCGCGTTGCTGACCTTGCTGACCTGCCTGCTGATCGTCATCTTGCCGCTGATAGCGGTCACGCTGTCCGTCATCCAGGAAGCGGTATCGGTCTACCACCGCCTGAGCACGGGGCAGATGGACTTTGGCACCTATATCCAGCAGATCAAAGACGCCCTGCCCAATTGGGCGCTGGACCTGCTGCACAAGCTCAATCTCAGCACGCTGACGGAAATCCAGCAGCGCCTGAGCACCCTGGCCGGCGAGGCCGCGAAGTCCTTCGCCACACAGGCTGTGAGTCTGGGCCAGAACACCATGAGCTTTGTGGTGAGCTTCGGCATCATGCTGTATTTGCTGTTCTTCCTGCTGCGCGACGGCATGCAGCTCGCCGCACGCGTACTGGAGGCCGTCCCCCTCGACGCCACGCACAAATCCCAATTGCTGAGCAAGTTCACCACCGTCATCAAGGCCACGGTCAAGGGCAATCTGGCCGTTGCCATGGCGCAAGGCGCACTGGGTGGACTGATCTTCTGGATCATGGGCATCGAGGCACCGGCACTCTGGGGCGTGCTGATGGCCTTTTTGTCCCTGCTGCCCGCAATTGGCGCCAGCCTGATCTGGGGGCCCGTGGCCATTTACTTCCTGGCAGCCGGCAATGTGTCTCAGGGCATCATCCTGATCGCCTATGGCCTGCTGGTTATCGGCCTGGTGGACAACCTGCTACGTCCTTTGCTGGTGGGCAAAGACACCAAGATGCCGGATTACGTGGTGCTGATCTCCACCATTGGCGGCATGTCGCTGTTTGGCCTATCCGGCTTTGTCATCGGCCCGGCCATTGCGGCCTTGTTCATGGCCACCTGGGAAATCTTCGCCCCGCCCCACTCCGCCTCCGACACTCCCAGCAGCTGA
- a CDS encoding 2-oxoglutarate dehydrogenase E1 component, whose product MSDQPSVYQAYQGNTYLFGGNAPYVEEMYENYLANPGSVPDSWREYFDALQHVPALDGSNAKDVPHLPVINAFAERAKQGGTKVVQASGADSELGRKRTAVQQLIAAYRNVGQSWADLDPLKRTERPEIPELEPAFYGFTDADQETVFNVGNTFFGKETMSLRDLLNALRETYCGTIGAEYMYATDQVQKRWWQQKLETIRSKPAFDANKKKRILDRLTAAEGLERYLHTKYVGQKRFSLEGGESFIVAMDELINAAGQKGVQEVVIGMAHRGRLNVLVNTLGKMPKDLFAEFDHTAPEDLPAGDVKYHQGFSSDVSTAGGPVHLSLAFNPSHLEIVNPVVEGSVRSRMDRRADPHGKQVLPVLVHGDAAFAGQGVNQETLALMQTRGYTTGGTVHIIINNQIGFTTSDPRDKGSTTYCTDIVKMVESPVLHVNGDDPEAVALCMQLALDYRMEFQQDVVVDVVCFRKLGHNEQDTPALTQPLMYKTIAVHPGTRKLYADKLAAQGLGATLGDDMAKAYRAAMDEGRHTQEVVLTNFKSQYAVDWSPFLDQKWTDAGDTAIPLTEWKRLAEKITTLPASVNPHALVKKVYDDRAAMGRGEVNVDWGMGEHMAFASLVASGYPVRLSGEDCGRGTFTHRHSVIHDQKREKWSEGTYIPLQNVAENQAPFVVIDSILSEEAVLGFEYGYASNDPNTLVIWEAQFGDFANGAQVVIDQFIASGEVKWGRVNGLTLMLPHGYEGQGPEHSSARLERFMQLAADTNMQIVQPTTASQIFHVLRRQMVRKLRKPLVIMTPKSLLRNKDATSPLSEFTKGAFQTVIGEQDAGVVKNAAKVKRIIACSGKVYYDLVKKRAEKEANDVAIIRVEQLYPFPHKAFAAELKKYPSAADIVWCQDEPQNQGAWFFIQHNIHENMLDGQKLGYSGRAASASPAVGYSHLHQEQQKALVEGAFGKLKGFVLTK is encoded by the coding sequence ATGAGCGATCAGCCATCTGTTTACCAAGCCTATCAAGGCAACACCTATCTCTTCGGGGGTAATGCCCCTTATGTCGAAGAGATGTATGAGAACTACCTGGCGAACCCCGGCAGCGTGCCGGATTCGTGGCGTGAATACTTCGACGCGCTGCAGCATGTGCCGGCCCTCGACGGCTCCAACGCCAAGGATGTGCCCCACCTGCCCGTGATCAACGCTTTTGCCGAGCGTGCCAAGCAAGGTGGTACCAAGGTGGTGCAGGCTTCCGGAGCCGATTCGGAGCTGGGTCGCAAGCGCACCGCAGTGCAGCAGCTAATTGCAGCCTACCGAAATGTGGGCCAGAGCTGGGCTGACCTGGATCCGCTCAAGCGCACCGAGCGCCCCGAAATTCCCGAGCTGGAGCCCGCGTTCTACGGCTTCACCGATGCAGACCAGGAAACCGTCTTTAACGTCGGCAACACCTTCTTCGGCAAGGAAACCATGTCCTTGCGCGATCTGCTGAACGCGCTGCGCGAGACCTACTGCGGCACCATCGGCGCGGAGTACATGTACGCCACCGACCAGGTGCAAAAGCGCTGGTGGCAGCAAAAGCTGGAAACCATCCGCTCCAAGCCTGCTTTCGACGCCAACAAGAAAAAACGCATTCTCGATCGCCTGACGGCCGCTGAAGGCCTGGAGCGCTATCTGCACACCAAGTACGTGGGCCAGAAGCGCTTCTCCCTGGAAGGTGGCGAATCCTTCATCGTGGCCATGGACGAGCTGATCAATGCAGCCGGCCAAAAGGGCGTGCAGGAAGTCGTGATCGGCATGGCCCACCGCGGCCGCCTGAACGTGCTGGTCAACACCCTGGGCAAGATGCCCAAGGATTTGTTCGCCGAGTTCGATCACACCGCCCCCGAGGATCTGCCTGCGGGTGACGTGAAATACCACCAGGGCTTCAGCTCCGACGTGTCCACCGCAGGTGGCCCGGTTCACCTGTCGCTGGCTTTCAACCCCTCGCACCTGGAAATCGTCAACCCCGTGGTGGAAGGTTCGGTGCGCTCGCGCATGGACCGCCGCGCCGACCCGCATGGCAAGCAAGTGCTGCCCGTGCTGGTGCACGGTGACGCGGCTTTCGCCGGCCAAGGTGTGAACCAGGAAACCCTGGCGCTGATGCAAACCCGTGGCTACACCACGGGCGGCACGGTGCACATCATCATCAACAACCAGATCGGTTTCACCACCTCCGACCCGCGCGACAAGGGCTCCACCACCTACTGCACGGACATCGTGAAGATGGTCGAATCCCCCGTGCTGCACGTCAACGGTGACGATCCCGAAGCCGTGGCCCTGTGCATGCAGCTGGCCCTGGACTACCGCATGGAGTTCCAGCAGGACGTGGTGGTCGACGTGGTGTGCTTCCGCAAACTGGGTCACAACGAGCAGGACACGCCCGCTCTGACCCAGCCGCTGATGTACAAGACGATTGCAGTCCACCCCGGCACGCGCAAGCTGTACGCCGATAAGCTGGCTGCCCAAGGTCTGGGCGCCACCCTGGGCGACGACATGGCCAAGGCCTATCGCGCTGCCATGGATGAAGGCCGTCACACCCAGGAAGTGGTGTTGACCAACTTCAAGAGCCAGTACGCCGTGGACTGGAGCCCCTTCCTGGACCAGAAATGGACCGACGCCGGTGACACCGCCATTCCGTTGACGGAGTGGAAGCGTCTGGCCGAGAAGATCACCACCTTGCCCGCCTCGGTGAACCCCCATGCACTGGTGAAAAAGGTCTACGACGACCGCGCCGCCATGGGCCGTGGTGAAGTCAATGTGGACTGGGGCATGGGCGAGCACATGGCTTTCGCCTCGCTGGTGGCTTCGGGCTATCCCGTGCGCCTGTCTGGCGAAGACTGCGGCCGTGGCACCTTTACCCACCGCCACTCGGTCATCCATGACCAAAAGCGTGAAAAGTGGAGCGAAGGCACCTACATCCCGCTGCAGAACGTGGCCGAGAACCAGGCTCCCTTTGTTGTCATCGACTCCATCCTGTCTGAAGAGGCTGTGCTGGGCTTTGAATACGGCTACGCCTCCAACGACCCCAACACCCTGGTGATCTGGGAAGCCCAGTTCGGCGACTTCGCCAATGGTGCCCAGGTCGTGATCGACCAGTTCATCGCCTCGGGTGAAGTCAAGTGGGGCCGTGTGAATGGCCTGACCCTGATGCTGCCCCATGGCTATGAAGGCCAGGGCCCCGAGCACAGCTCGGCTCGCCTGGAGCGCTTCATGCAGCTGGCTGCCGACACCAATATGCAGATCGTGCAGCCCACCACGGCCAGCCAGATCTTCCACGTGCTGCGTCGTCAGATGGTGCGCAAGCTGCGCAAGCCGCTGGTCATCATGACGCCCAAGTCGCTGCTGCGTAACAAGGACGCGACCTCGCCGCTGTCCGAGTTCACCAAGGGCGCCTTCCAGACCGTCATCGGTGAGCAAGACGCCGGCGTGGTCAAGAACGCTGCCAAGGTCAAGCGCATCATCGCCTGCTCGGGCAAGGTCTACTACGACCTGGTGAAAAAGCGCGCAGAGAAGGAAGCCAACGACGTGGCCATCATCCGCGTCGAGCAGCTCTATCCCTTCCCGCACAAGGCATTCGCTGCCGAGCTCAAGAAATACCCCAGCGCCGCTGACATCGTGTGGTGCCAGGATGAGCCGCAGAACCAGGGCGCCTGGTTCTTCATCCAGCACAACATCCACGAGAACATGCTCGATGGCCAGAAGCTGGGCTACTCCGGCCGCGCTGCCTCGGCATCGCCCGCTGTGGGCTACTCGCACCTGCACCAGGAGCAACAAAAGGCGCTGGTCGAAGGCGCATTCGGCAAGCTCAAGGGCTTTGTCCTGACCAAGTAA
- the odhB gene encoding 2-oxoglutarate dehydrogenase complex dihydrolipoyllysine-residue succinyltransferase: MAIVEVKVPQLSESIAEATMLTWKKKVGEAVAVDEILIEIETDKVVLEVPAPAAGVLTDIVQGDGATVTAEQLIAKIDTEGVAGAVAAAAAPAAAAAPAAAAPAASSAKSDVAMPAAAKILAENNLSAANVTGSGKDGRVTKGDALSAIKAGATIPTGAPKTALPQVAAPAPKEDLSGRPEQRVPMTRLRARVAERLLQSQSTNAILTTFNEVNMAPVMDLRKKFQDAFTKEHGVKLGFMSFFVKAAVHALKKYPVLNASVDGNDIIYHGYFDIGIAVGSPRGLVVPILRNADQMSFADIEKKIAEFGKKAADGKLGIEDMTGGTFSISNGGTFGSMMSTPIINPPQSAILGVHATKDRAVVENGQVVVRPMNYLAMSYDHRIIDGREAVLGLVAMKDALEDPSRLLFDL; encoded by the coding sequence ATGGCTATCGTTGAAGTCAAAGTTCCCCAGCTGTCCGAATCCATCGCGGAAGCCACCATGCTGACCTGGAAGAAAAAGGTCGGTGAAGCCGTGGCAGTGGACGAAATCCTGATCGAAATCGAAACCGACAAGGTGGTGCTGGAAGTGCCGGCCCCCGCCGCTGGCGTGCTGACCGACATCGTCCAGGGTGACGGTGCCACCGTGACCGCCGAGCAACTGATCGCCAAGATCGACACCGAAGGTGTCGCTGGTGCCGTGGCTGCGGCTGCCGCGCCCGCCGCCGCTGCTGCGCCTGCAGCCGCCGCTCCGGCCGCTTCCAGCGCCAAGAGCGATGTGGCCATGCCCGCTGCTGCCAAGATCCTGGCAGAGAACAACCTCTCCGCTGCCAACGTGACCGGTTCCGGCAAGGACGGCCGCGTGACCAAGGGCGATGCCCTGTCCGCCATCAAGGCCGGCGCCACCATCCCCACCGGCGCTCCCAAGACGGCGCTGCCGCAAGTGGCCGCACCCGCTCCCAAGGAAGACCTGTCGGGCCGTCCCGAGCAACGCGTGCCCATGACCCGTCTGCGTGCCCGCGTGGCCGAGCGCCTGCTGCAGTCGCAATCGACCAACGCCATCCTGACCACGTTCAATGAAGTGAACATGGCCCCCGTGATGGACCTGCGCAAGAAATTCCAGGACGCCTTCACCAAGGAACACGGCGTGAAGCTGGGCTTTATGTCCTTCTTCGTCAAGGCCGCTGTGCACGCCCTGAAGAAGTACCCGGTGCTGAACGCTTCGGTGGATGGCAACGACATCATCTACCACGGCTACTTCGACATCGGTATCGCCGTGGGTTCGCCCCGTGGCCTGGTGGTGCCCATTCTGCGCAACGCCGACCAGATGAGCTTTGCCGACATCGAAAAGAAGATTGCCGAATTCGGCAAGAAGGCGGCTGACGGCAAGCTGGGCATCGAAGACATGACCGGTGGCACCTTCTCCATCTCCAACGGCGGCACCTTCGGCTCGATGATGTCAACCCCCATCATCAACCCGCCCCAGTCGGCCATCCTGGGCGTGCACGCCACCAAGGACCGTGCCGTGGTCGAAAACGGCCAGGTTGTGGTGCGCCCGATGAACTATCTGGCCATGTCCTATGACCACCGCATCATCGACGGCCGCGAAGCCGTGCTGGGCCTGGTGGCCATGAAGGACGCGCTGGAAGATCCTTCGCGCCTGCTGTTCGACCTGTGA